The DNA sequence AGCAGTATTAGGAGGAGGAGCCCGGCTGCGAGGCCGACCATGTTATAGGGTAGGATGCCCGTATGGCTCCTCCTAAGCCATGAGGAGAAGCGTTGGACGGCCCCCGATAAGGCGTAGTTGAAGCGGTCGATGCCCCCCAATTCAAGGTAGGATAGGGCCCACCTGCTGAAGCCTGTGAAGGAGCCTAGGAGGACCCTGTAGTAAAACCTGTTTATGTACCAGCGGCGGTGGAGGAAGCGCCACAGGGCCTTCAGGGCACCCCCCTCCCCGACCACCCTGGATGGATCCAGGCTCCTCCCTATGTAGAGGAGGTAGGCAGGTATGGATCCCACCACGAGCATCGCCGCCGAGATCCCGGGTACGAGCCAGGCCGAGGCGTGGACTGGTATGGATCCGCCGGCGGCCCCAGCGGGGATTAAATGGGATAGGAAGTGCCTGAAACCCTCTTCAAGCCATGCCTTGAGGGTAGATCCCTGTAAGCCGAACACTATGGTTAATATGGTTAGGATGGTGAAGGGGATCCACATGACTCTGGGAGCCTCATGGACGTGGACCCCCCTCTCCCCCAACGCCTTCAGATGGCTGCTCTCCTCCCCTAGGAAGGCTAAGCCTATCATCCTCAGCGTGTAGAAGGCTGTGACCGCGACGGTTAGGGCGGCTATAATGAATAGGTGTGTCTGGCCTGAGGTGAGGCTCGCCTCCAGGATCATGTCCTTGCTCCAGAAGCCGCTGAAGGCTAGGGGCACCCCCATGAGGGAGAAGCCGGCTAGGGTGGCGCTCCAGAAGGTTATGGGCATACCCCTCTTCAGGCCTCCCATGTGATGCATGAACCTTGAATGGGATGCGTGGATGACGGCCCCTGCGGCGAGGAAGAGCGCCGCCTTGAAGAGGGCGTGGCTCATGAGGTGGAAGACCCCGCCCGTGTACCCGATTATGTACTCGGCTGTGGTGCCTGCGACTCCCAGGCCGAGCATCATGTAGCCTATCTGGCTCACGGTGGAGTAGGCGAGCACCTTCTTTATCTCAGTGGAGGCCATGGCCTGGGTTCCAGCCACGAGGGCTGTGAGGGCCCCTATCCAGGCCGCCGCATAGAAGAAGTTTATTATCTGGTTGGGGGATCCCCCATGCCATGCGGCCGTGTATAGTATGGGGAATATCCTCCCCACGAGGTATACGCCAGCTTTGACCATCGTGGCGGCGTGGATGAGGGCGCTGACGGTCGTGGGGCCGGCCATGGCGTCTGGAAGCCACTCCATCAGGGGGAGCTGGGCCGACTTGCCTATGGGGCCTCCCAGCAGGAGGATCGCCGCGGGGGCGAGGAGCCACACCGGGACCCTTAGGATGGCCCCCTCCTGGAGCTCCAGGTAGTTCAGGGTCCCCGCGTAGGCTAGGATTATGAATAACCCTATGAGCATGGCCACGTCCCCTATACGGGTCGTTATGAAGGCCTTCATGCCGCAGTGGCTGGGGGGATAGGCTTCCCTCCCCTCGCCCACCCAGCATCTAAGCCAGTCCTCCATGGAGTCCCTGTACCAGAAGCCGATGAGGGCGTAGCTGCACAGGCCCACCCCCTCCCAGCCGAAGAGGAGCTGGATGAAGTTATCGGAGAGGACGAGGAGGAGCATATCCCCTATGAAGAGGTTCATGAAGAACCAGTATCTAGTGAGGCTCGGATCATCCTTCATGTAGCCGAGGGAGTAGATCATTATGAGGGCCCCTATCACGGCCACCACGTTCGCCAATATGACGCTCAGCGGGTCCACTAGTACGCCGGCCTTCAACGACCCTAGTATCGGCGAGCCTGGGAGCAGGATCCATTCCACCTGGCTCTGGATCATACGCCCCTCCAAGAGGTATGGGATCATGGAGAGGGTTAGGGCTGCAGCCGCCAGGGAGAAGGCTACCGCCGCGTAATCCCTAACCCTCTTATCTATCTTGGCGAGTACCGGGGTTAGGCCCGCCCCGACCATGGGGATTATCCAGCAGAGCCAGGCAGGCCAGACCCACTCCATCGCATAGGCCATTACCCTACCATCCCCCCATCAACGCCTTACTCACGTATTCCATAAGGGTTATCATGCCGCCCGGGGCTAAGCCTACGAGGAGGGATACGGCCGCCAGGATTATTACCGGGATGACCATGGCCCCGGGCGCCTCCACGGCTTCGGCGGCCAACCCAGAGGGCTTCCTTAGCATGATCCGCTGCATAAGCCATAGGTAATAGGCTGCTGAGAGTACGCTGTTGAATATCAGGATGGCAGTTATAGTGTACAGGGCTGTGTCGCCGGCTATGCTCAGGCCCGCCAGGATTATGAACAGCTTGCTCCAGAAGCCGCTCAGGGGTGGAACCCCGGCCAGGGAGAAGAGGCCTAAAGTGAAGGATGTACCCGTCAGGAACATCCTACGCCCAACACCTTCCAGCTGGGATATGTCCCGGGTGCCCGTTTCGTGGACGAAGCATCCGGAGCAGAGGAAGAGGAAGCCCTTGCCCACGGCGTGGTTGAATATGTGGAATAGGGCTCCCGAGGCCCCTAGGAGGGCGACCTTCAAGGCGAGGCCTGGATCCACAGGATAATAATGGGATAGGGCGTAGGCCGCGATCCCGAGCCCCGCGGTTATGTAGCCTATGTTGGCTATGCTGGAGTAGGCGAGGAGCCGTTTTATATCCCTCTGGAGGAGGGCTACAAAGTTGGCGACCGTCATGGTTAAAGCCGCGAAGATGAGGATCGCGGTGCCGTAGTCGAAGGCCACAGGGTTAAATAATGTGAACAGGCTCCTGCCCAGGCCGTAGACCCCCGTCTTTATTACGACCCCTGAAAGCATGGCGCTTATAGGGCTGGGGGCTGCGGGGTGGGCGTCCGGGAGCCACGTGTGGAACGGGACCATGGAGGCGGTGACCCCGAAGCCCACTATTATGAGGGCGACGAGGATGTAGAGGGGTGAGGGGACACCCGCCTCGGCTATGGAGTCCAACCCCACGCGGATGAGCCTGAAGTTAACGGTTCCCGTTAAACCGTATAAGAGGGATATCCCGTAGAGGATGGTGAGGGAGCCTAGGCTGCTCATCATGAGATACTTGAAGCCCGCCTCTATAGGCTCCCAACGGTACTTCCTGAAGGATACCAGGGCGTAGGAGGAGATGCACATGAGCTCCCAGGAGACGAAGAGGTTAAAGAAATCCCCTGCGAAGGCCACCCCGACCATCCCAGCTACCAGGGTGAGGAGCAGGAGATAATAGTATTCATGGCCTGTATCCCCCTCCATGTATCTGACCGAGTATATGGATGCGAGGAGACCTATGCCGCAGAATATCATGGCCATGTAGACGCTGAGCATGTCCACGTGGAGCTCCACCCCGCCATTCACGGGTAGATATGGGTCTAAGGCCACTGAGACCGGCCCCGAATAGTATACTCGAAGGTAGAGCCTATACAGGGTGTAAAGGGTTACTGTGAAGCCCAGCACCGCGAACACGTCCACGGCCTTACCCCCGCCGGGCCTAGCCCTCCTAGCCGCCGAGGCCACTATGGGGGTGAGCATCGCGGCTCCTAGGAGCGTAGCCAAAGGGGTTAGGACCATCCAGGCCTGGTCGTTCACCATCTCAGCCTCCTCAGCCTCCTCAAATCTATCGAGCCGTAATGCCTGTACGCGTATATCACCAGGGATAGGGCTAAGGCGGCTACGGCCGCCCCTATGACTATGGAGGTGAAGGCCATGGACTGGGCTAACGGGTCCACCGTGCCCCCGCTGGATCCCATGGCGAGTATGTTGAGGTTGACCGCCGAGGTTATAACCTCCAAGCCTATAACGGCCCTGAGCATGTTCCTGCTCGTGAGTAGGGCGTATAATCCTATGAGGACCAGGACCATGGAGGCCGCGAAGTAGGCTGTGGACGCCATGTCTAATCGGCCTCCTCCACGACAGCCTCCTCCCTCGGAGGCTTCTCAGGCTCCCTCCGGAAGAAGGCCGCCACAGCCGCCGCGGCGGCGAGTATCAGGAAGGCTTGGAAGAGAACGTCGAAGCCCCTGTAAGTCCAGTAGAAGGCCTCCACCGGCAGGAACATGCTCACAGGCATGACCTGGAGGGTTAAACCCGTGAACTTGGAGACGAAACCTAGCAGGAGGACGGCTAGGATCAGGATGATGAAGGCGCCCAGAGCCCTCTCAACGGTGCCAGCCTCGCTCATTCAGCCTCACCCCCACCCAGGGTGTGGAGGGCCGCTAGGAATAGGACTGTGACAGCCCCCGCGTACACCAGGAGCTGGAAGACGGCCACGTAAGGCGCGCCTACAAGGTAGAAGGAGGCGGAGAGGGCCACGCTGAAGGCTGCGAAGGCGGCTATAGCCCTGTTCAGCTCCCTAAGGCATACGGACAATCCCGCAAAAACCACGGCTAGGAGGATTAAGAGGATGTTGATCAAGGTTTCAAACATTCAACCACACCTCGCATCCCGATCAGACCATCCACCTTGGTCTTTCCAATTTAATTTCATCCGAATCCTAATTATCTATTTAAGATTTGTTTCTTCTTTTCATATTAGTATTCTGACTAGAAAGAGTTGAAGTAGGGATATTGGTACCAGGTACTTCCATGCGAAGGCCACCATCTGGTCTATCCTGAACCTCGCGAAGAGGGCCCTGATGGTTGAGAGGATCAGGAGGACTATGATGGTCTTCGCCAGGAAGTAGACGGGTCTTAGGATCGATTCCAGGCCCGGCGGGGCGGGTCCCAGGGGCCCTCCCAGGTATAGGGCTGCGGCTAATCCTGAGACGTATAGGAGCTCCAGGTCAGCCGAAAGCCGGATCAGGGCGAGCTTTCTCCCGGAGAACTCTGTGAGCCAGCCTGCGACTATCTCGGTCTCGGCCTCGGGTATGTCGAAGGGTATCCTCTCCAGCTCGGCTTGGGCGGCTATCAGGAATATGGCGAAGCCCAGGGCTTGGGGGCCCAGGATGAGCCATCCCCTCTCGGCTTGGGCCTCGACTATGCTGGAGATCCTGAGGCTCCCCGCAGCCAGGGCGACCCCCACCACGGCGAGGGTCATGGGTATCTCGTAGCCTAGGAGCTGGCTTACAGCCCTCTCCGCGCCCACGCTGGAGAACCTGTCCACCGAGAAGGACCCCGAGAGATACACGATTATGCAGTATATCGTCATCAGGGCCACGGCTAGTATTAGGTCTCCCTCGAAGGAGACGAGGCCTGAATAAGCGGTTACGGGTAGGAGCGTCACGGCTGTGAGCATGACCGCGGCGGCTAGGGCTGGCATGGAGCTGAAGAAAGGTTTATCCGCGGCCTTCGGCGTTATATCCTCCTTGGATAGGAGCTTTATGAAGTCCGCTAAGGGTTGGAGTATCCCCGAGGGACCCGTGTATAATGGCCCGACGCGGTTCTGGAGTTTAGCGTAGAATTTACGATCTATCCATTCGAGGGCCAACGCCAGGAGTATCGCGAATATGAAGCCGGGGAAGACCATGATCTTCACGAGGGCTAAGACCGACTCAAACATCCCCGGTTCTCCCTCCTCCCCTTCCTCCAATCCACTCCTAAGGTTTAACCCTCCCTTGGACCCCTCCCGGGCTTGTAGTCCTTCCTTAACGGGTAGACGCCCTCCGGCCAGTCGTCGGGTAGTAGGACCCTCTTAAGGTTTGGGTGGCCCTCGAACCTCACCCCTAGGAGGTCGTAGACCTCCCTCTCGTAGAAGGCGGCTCCTGGGAGGATGTCGGTTATCGACTCTATCCTGGGGTCTTCCCTGGGTAAGGCCGTGGTCACGGTTAGCTCCACGCCTCTGCCGAAGAGGTGGGTTAGTATCTCTATCTCCTTGCCCGTGTCGACGCCGGTTATGGTGGAGATGTGGATTATCCCCTTATCCTCCACCAGCCTCCTGACCGCCTCCTTGTAGTCCTCTGCTTTAACCCTTATGAAGAGGCGCCTGGGCCTGGAAGGGTTCGCCTCCAGGCATTTACCGCCCAGGAGGATCTTAACCTCCTCCGCGAGCCTCTTCTCAGGGCTTATATCTTCCGTAGCTCCCCCCTCCTGAATATCAGGATGGCCGCCATCGCGGCCACCGCTATGTAGACGGTGGCTAGGGTTGAGGTTAGGGTGTTGCCTTTAAATGGGACACCCATTGATAGGGCGAATATCACTGCGACGACGTCGAGGATCAGGAACATGGCCGCATAATTGTAGAGGTATACGCCTAGACGAGCCCTCTCCGGGGGCATGTCCTCGCCGCAGGCGTAGGGCATGAGCTTGTCCTCGCTCGGCTTGGGTTTAGGGGATATTCTGCCGCCTACGCCGTAGATCACGGCTGCAACTATGACCGCTAATATGAAGACTATTATAGGCGATGATTCAGCGGCCAAGTCTCCCGCCCCACATATTATGCATATTTTATGGATAGGATTTATTTTTAAATATTAGCATTGGAAGCCCTTCGATCGTCCAGGAGGCCCGTGCCCGCCGCGGTACGAGGTCCCTTCCACTGGGTTGGGGTCCATCGGCGGCCCCGGGGATCCGTAAATTTTAAAGAGGAATAAGCGGAATACATTAATTATGTAATGCGGTGCATACTTAAGTTTTAATTTAGGGGGAGAGGTCGGCCATGATAATCCCTGTGAAGAAGGTCACGGTCTTAACCCTCGCAGATTATGAGAGGCCCCTCCTCGAGGAGCTGGGCAGACTGGGCGCCGTTCAGCTTAGGAGGCTCAGGGAGGATGAGTACATAGGGTTTAGGGAGGAGACGGCTGAGGAGGAGAGGGCCTACGACCAACTATACGAGAGGCTGAAGATGCTTCACGGGAAGTTCTCGAGGGGAGAGGCCCCATCCAAGGAGGTTTACGGGACGATCCCGCCTGAGAGGGTCGAGGAGGAGGTTAAGGCATTCGAGGATAGGGCCGCTGGCTTGGAGGGGGAGATCCGGGAGGCTAAGGAGAGGACGAAGGAGCTGGAGGATGTTAGGCCCATATTAAAGGCGATGGAGGAGCTCGGGGTGAACCCCGGGGACGTGGGGGAGTTCATACATATATTCGGGAAGATCGGTAAGGTGAAGGCTGAGACCCTTCAAGCCCTGGAGCACAGGTTTAAGGGGAGGAGGGACATCCTATATAGGGCGGCTCCCATCCCCGGCTCGGAGGGCGAGCACCTCCTCTACGTGACCGGGCTTATGGAGCTGAAGGCTCCCGTGGAGAAGGCCCTCTCAACGGCTGGCTTCGAGGAGTTCAAGCTCCCCAGGGGGATCCCGTCCAGCCTGGATGAAGCTGCCAGATGGGTCGAGGAGGAGGTGGAGAGGGAGAGGAAGAGGCTTGGGGGGCTCGAGGAGGAGTGGGCGAGCCTCAGGGAGGGTTTCCAATCCAAATATAAGGTTTTAGAGGATACCCTGAGGAGGCTTCTAGCCCTCGCGAGGGCGAGGACTAACATGCTTAGGAGCGAGATGATGGTGGTGCTCCAGGGATGGGTTCCTGAGGATAAGATCCCGAGCCTCGACTCCTTCTTCGACGACGCCAAGAGGAGGATGGGCGGTAGACTAGCCTACTCATACGAGGATCCGGCGCCGGGAGAGGAGGTTCCCACGGTTATGAGGAA is a window from the Candidatus Bathyarchaeota archaeon genome containing:
- a CDS encoding NADH-quinone oxidoreductase subunit K, yielding MASTAYFAASMVLVLIGLYALLTSRNMLRAVIGLEVITSAVNLNILAMGSSGGTVDPLAQSMAFTSIVIGAAVAALALSLVIYAYRHYGSIDLRRLRRLRW
- a CDS encoding NADH-quinone oxidoreductase subunit L; translation: MAYAMEWVWPAWLCWIIPMVGAGLTPVLAKIDKRVRDYAAVAFSLAAAALTLSMIPYLLEGRMIQSQVEWILLPGSPILGSLKAGVLVDPLSVILANVVAVIGALIMIYSLGYMKDDPSLTRYWFFMNLFIGDMLLLVLSDNFIQLLFGWEGVGLCSYALIGFWYRDSMEDWLRCWVGEGREAYPPSHCGMKAFITTRIGDVAMLIGLFIILAYAGTLNYLELQEGAILRVPVWLLAPAAILLLGGPIGKSAQLPLMEWLPDAMAGPTTVSALIHAATMVKAGVYLVGRIFPILYTAAWHGGSPNQIINFFYAAAWIGALTALVAGTQAMASTEIKKVLAYSTVSQIGYMMLGLGVAGTTAEYIIGYTGGVFHLMSHALFKAALFLAAGAVIHASHSRFMHHMGGLKRGMPITFWSATLAGFSLMGVPLAFSGFWSKDMILEASLTSGQTHLFIIAALTVAVTAFYTLRMIGLAFLGEESSHLKALGERGVHVHEAPRVMWIPFTILTILTIVFGLQGSTLKAWLEEGFRHFLSHLIPAGAAGGSIPVHASAWLVPGISAAMLVVGSIPAYLLYIGRSLDPSRVVGEGGALKALWRFLHRRWYINRFYYRVLLGSFTGFSRWALSYLELGGIDRFNYALSGAVQRFSSWLRRSHTGILPYNMVGLAAGLLLLILLLLRASLG
- a CDS encoding NADH-quinone oxidoreductase subunit C translates to MQEGGATEDISPEKRLAEEVKILLGGKCLEANPSRPRRLFIRVKAEDYKEAVRRLVEDKGIIHISTITGVDTGKEIEILTHLFGRGVELTVTTALPREDPRIESITDILPGAAFYEREVYDLLGVRFEGHPNLKRVLLPDDWPEGVYPLRKDYKPGRGPREG
- a CDS encoding NADH-quinone oxidoreductase subunit H, translating into MFESVLALVKIMVFPGFIFAILLALALEWIDRKFYAKLQNRVGPLYTGPSGILQPLADFIKLLSKEDITPKAADKPFFSSMPALAAAVMLTAVTLLPVTAYSGLVSFEGDLILAVALMTIYCIIVYLSGSFSVDRFSSVGAERAVSQLLGYEIPMTLAVVGVALAAGSLRISSIVEAQAERGWLILGPQALGFAIFLIAAQAELERIPFDIPEAETEIVAGWLTEFSGRKLALIRLSADLELLYVSGLAAALYLGGPLGPAPPGLESILRPVYFLAKTIIVLLILSTIRALFARFRIDQMVAFAWKYLVPISLLQLFLVRILI
- the ndhC gene encoding NADH-quinone oxidoreductase subunit A gives rise to the protein MAAESSPIIVFILAVIVAAVIYGVGGRISPKPKPSEDKLMPYACGEDMPPERARLGVYLYNYAAMFLILDVVAVIFALSMGVPFKGNTLTSTLATVYIAVAAMAAILIFRRGELRKI